One window from the genome of Rhodococcus sp. ABRD24 encodes:
- a CDS encoding 3'(2'),5'-bisphosphate nucleotidase CysQ: MSTDADFAAELATRAGELLVELRSRALGEAPLEKAAAKELSRRGDKAANALLLERLAAQRPDDAVLSEESADDAARLGNPRVWIIDPLDGSREYGLAGRTDWAVHVALWERGAGIVAAAVAQPARGEVYVSGRDRAVSSDRARPLILVSDSRPPEFIGALAERVGADVAPMGSAGAKAMAVLRGEADAYVHAGGQWEWDSAAPVGVALAAGLHCSRIDGTPLQYNEVHPYLPDVLICRRDLAVPLLAGIAEESGGPVDSPRVAMAREYVMSLVTHDTSKVRLARHCHRYENGQRTGDSGDEIRGMLETGEQYRSISAVRDLDFREWGSDVVARFLLDMTAGRDTLTVAVTEHFSIPSAEIDAITAVIEPQHLGVRTAR, translated from the coding sequence GTGAGCACCGATGCCGACTTCGCGGCCGAGCTGGCCACCCGTGCGGGGGAGTTGCTCGTGGAACTGCGGTCCCGGGCACTGGGGGAGGCCCCGCTCGAGAAGGCGGCAGCCAAGGAGCTGAGCCGGCGCGGTGACAAGGCTGCGAATGCGCTGCTGCTCGAGCGGCTGGCCGCACAGCGCCCGGACGACGCCGTGCTCTCCGAGGAATCCGCGGACGACGCGGCGCGCCTGGGTAATCCGCGGGTGTGGATCATCGACCCGCTCGACGGCTCCCGCGAGTACGGACTCGCCGGGCGCACCGACTGGGCGGTACATGTCGCACTGTGGGAACGCGGCGCGGGGATCGTTGCGGCGGCCGTCGCGCAGCCCGCTCGGGGTGAGGTGTACGTCAGCGGCAGGGACCGCGCTGTCTCCTCGGACCGCGCCCGTCCGCTGATCCTGGTGAGTGACAGCCGTCCTCCGGAGTTCATCGGCGCGCTGGCCGAGCGGGTCGGCGCCGATGTTGCCCCGATGGGCTCGGCGGGCGCCAAGGCGATGGCCGTGCTCCGCGGCGAGGCCGACGCCTACGTCCATGCAGGTGGGCAGTGGGAATGGGACTCGGCAGCACCGGTGGGCGTCGCGCTTGCGGCCGGCCTGCACTGTTCTCGGATAGACGGAACGCCGTTGCAGTACAACGAGGTCCATCCGTATCTGCCCGACGTCCTGATCTGCCGTCGCGACCTCGCGGTCCCGCTCCTCGCCGGGATCGCCGAGGAGTCCGGCGGACCGGTCGACAGCCCCCGCGTGGCAATGGCGCGGGAGTACGTGATGTCGCTCGTCACACACGACACGAGCAAGGTTCGCCTCGCGCGGCACTGTCACCGATACGAGAACGGTCAGCGCACAGGAGATTCCGGTGACGAGATCCGGGGGATGCTGGAAACCGGAGAGCAGTACCGGTCGATCAGCGCGGTCCGCGATCTCGACTTCCGAGAGTGGGGATCGGACGTCGTCGCACGATTCCTGCTCGATATGACGGCCGGCCGCGACACGCTCACCGTCGCGGTCACCGAGCACTTCTCGATACCTAGCGCAGAGATCGACGCGATCACCGCGGTCATCGAGCCGCAACACTTGGGTGTCCGGACTGCCAGGTAG
- the cysC gene encoding adenylyl-sulfate kinase, producing the protein MPQLLRVATAGSVDDGKSTLIGRLLYDSKSIFEDQLEAIERSSRERGDEHTDLALLTDGLRAEREQGITIDVAHRYFATPHRKFIIADTPGHEQYTRNMVTGASTADLALILVDARKGVLEQTRRHAFLSTLLGIPHLVLCVNKMDLVDWSQERFDEIKDEFGQFATKLDVHDLTFIPVSALGGDNIVSRTENMPWYEGSSLLHHLEEVHIASDRNLIDARLPVQYVIRPQRQTDADLRDFRGYAGTVASGVFKPGDEVVALPSGFTSTIAAIWGPGGRPLQEAFAPSAVCVQLSDDLDVSRGDTLCRPNNRPLVGQELDAMVCWLTEQSTLDEGARYTVLHTTRATKGQIVRLDYRLDINTLHREETAQSLKLNEIGRIQLRTQQPLLFDPYRRNRVTGSFILVDDSTGNTVAAGMITGPTLKESKVVWHAAAVSRDERATRGTTVWLTGLSASGKSTVAVELERRLVAAGVPAYRLDGDNLRHGLNADLGFSAADRAENVRRVGAVAQLLADSGMVAVASLISPYRVDRDRVRQQHLDAGLPFVEVFVDTPIEQCEARDPKGMYAKARAGEITGFTGVDDPYEAPEGAELVLRPEDGDPVAQAAKIMEYLNL; encoded by the coding sequence ATGCCGCAGCTACTTCGTGTGGCCACCGCGGGTAGCGTCGACGACGGCAAGTCGACGCTCATCGGCCGGTTGCTCTACGACTCCAAGTCGATCTTCGAAGATCAGCTCGAGGCGATCGAGCGCAGCAGTCGCGAACGCGGCGACGAGCACACCGATCTGGCACTGCTCACCGACGGGTTGCGCGCCGAGCGTGAACAGGGCATCACGATCGACGTCGCACACCGCTACTTCGCGACTCCGCATCGCAAGTTCATCATCGCCGATACTCCCGGGCACGAGCAGTACACCCGCAACATGGTCACCGGGGCTTCGACCGCGGACCTTGCGCTGATTCTCGTCGACGCCCGCAAGGGGGTGCTGGAGCAGACTCGGCGGCACGCCTTCCTGTCGACACTGCTCGGCATCCCGCACCTCGTACTGTGCGTCAACAAGATGGACCTCGTCGACTGGTCGCAGGAACGGTTCGACGAGATCAAGGACGAGTTCGGTCAATTCGCAACGAAACTCGACGTCCACGACCTGACGTTCATCCCGGTCTCGGCTCTCGGGGGCGACAATATCGTTTCCCGAACCGAGAACATGCCATGGTACGAGGGTTCGTCGCTGCTGCATCATCTCGAAGAGGTGCACATCGCGTCCGACCGCAACCTCATCGATGCTCGGCTGCCCGTTCAGTACGTGATCCGCCCGCAGCGCCAGACGGATGCAGATCTGCGCGACTTCCGCGGCTACGCCGGCACCGTCGCCAGCGGCGTGTTCAAGCCCGGCGACGAGGTCGTCGCGCTGCCGTCCGGTTTCACGTCGACAATCGCCGCGATCTGGGGGCCGGGCGGACGCCCGCTTCAGGAGGCGTTCGCACCGTCGGCGGTGTGTGTGCAGCTGTCCGACGACCTGGACGTCAGTCGTGGCGACACTCTGTGCCGGCCCAACAATCGTCCCCTCGTCGGGCAGGAGCTCGATGCGATGGTCTGCTGGCTCACCGAGCAGTCGACGCTCGACGAGGGCGCCCGGTACACGGTGCTGCACACCACGCGCGCGACGAAGGGGCAGATCGTGCGCCTCGACTACCGTCTCGATATCAATACGCTCCACCGAGAAGAGACCGCACAGTCGTTGAAGCTCAACGAGATCGGACGAATTCAGCTCCGTACCCAGCAGCCGCTGCTGTTCGACCCCTATCGGCGTAATCGCGTCACCGGCAGCTTCATCCTGGTCGACGATTCGACCGGCAACACCGTCGCCGCCGGCATGATCACCGGGCCGACGCTCAAGGAATCCAAGGTGGTCTGGCATGCGGCAGCCGTGTCCCGCGACGAGCGGGCTACTCGCGGCACCACGGTGTGGCTCACCGGGCTGTCGGCGTCCGGGAAGTCCACCGTGGCAGTGGAACTCGAACGCCGGCTGGTCGCGGCGGGGGTGCCCGCCTACCGGCTCGACGGCGACAACCTGCGGCATGGGCTCAACGCAGACCTCGGGTTCAGTGCTGCGGATCGCGCCGAGAACGTCCGGCGGGTCGGTGCCGTCGCGCAGTTGCTCGCCGATTCGGGGATGGTGGCTGTCGCGTCGCTCATCAGCCCGTACCGCGTGGACCGGGACCGGGTTCGGCAGCAGCATCTCGATGCCGGGCTGCCGTTCGTCGAGGTGTTCGTCGATACCCCGATCGAACAGTGTGAGGCGCGGGACCCGAAGGGCATGTACGCCAAGGCGCGGGCCGGGGAGATCACGGGTTTCACCGGCGTCGACGACCCCTACGAAGCGCCCGAGGGCGCTGAACTGGTGCTGCGGCCCGAGGACGGCGATCCGGTCGCGCAGGCCGCCAAGATCATGGAGTATCTGAACCTGTGA
- a CDS encoding helix-hairpin-helix domain-containing protein: MAFDDDERAALLALKGVGPTVVRRLEEMGHDSFDALRAVGSDEILDAGAAMTGSTCWRNSPQARAAIDAVLEFARAGREPGGGSKTL; this comes from the coding sequence GTGGCATTCGACGACGACGAACGGGCGGCTCTGCTGGCATTGAAGGGCGTCGGACCGACCGTGGTGCGACGGCTCGAGGAGATGGGCCACGACAGCTTCGACGCGCTGCGTGCCGTTGGTTCCGACGAGATCCTGGATGCCGGTGCGGCCATGACCGGATCGACGTGCTGGCGCAACAGTCCTCAGGCGAGGGCCGCGATCGACGCGGTGCTCGAGTTCGCGCGAGCAGGACGAGAACCTGGCGGCGGGTCGAAGACGCTGTAG